The following are encoded in a window of Deltaproteobacteria bacterium genomic DNA:
- a CDS encoding response regulator, with protein MRYYMKAVRKNLNPQTPSSTPSLTTDAILVVDDEATIRKLVTNYLARCGYQVTAARSGREALDLCAHQTFAIVLTDLKMPTLGGEELLEHLKVCAPTTDVIVTTGYPTIESAIRTLKGGAYDYILKPFQLADVENAVQRCLERRRLQQDLDVERRLRTELQRFSLAVRHGQEQERRRIARDLHDSVAQLLVGVRMHLDFAEAALEGVTPARAQIEQCRTVLSQALQEVREVAWTLRPTVLDDIGLVSALQDLTTTLARRSSVHILLQLTSDLPPLSALVETALYRIAQEALSNCLQHPQASQISVQLGVGQGVVQLFISDNGCGMELRSEDTGQSGHGFDPPREERRGLGLWNMRERALEIGGTYTLRSSPRRGVEIRVTVPLSLATENGQPHEHEASGSSR; from the coding sequence ATGAGGTATTACATGAAAGCAGTGAGAAAAAACTTGAACCCACAAACTCCCTCTAGTACCCCGTCACTGACGACAGACGCAATTCTTGTTGTCGATGATGAAGCAACTATCCGAAAGTTGGTCACGAATTATCTTGCCCGTTGCGGCTATCAAGTTACCGCCGCCAGGAGTGGACGCGAAGCCCTGGACCTATGCGCCCATCAGACGTTTGCCATCGTGCTAACCGATCTAAAAATGCCAACCCTCGGTGGCGAAGAGTTATTAGAACACCTCAAAGTCTGTGCTCCGACAACCGACGTTATTGTGACCACTGGGTATCCAACCATAGAGTCTGCGATTCGCACGCTCAAAGGCGGGGCCTATGATTATATCCTCAAGCCCTTTCAACTCGCCGATGTCGAGAACGCTGTACAACGTTGTCTGGAACGGCGACGCTTGCAGCAAGATCTTGACGTTGAGCGACGCTTGCGAACAGAGTTGCAACGATTCTCACTGGCAGTGCGGCATGGGCAAGAACAGGAACGGCGGCGGATCGCGCGTGACCTCCATGACAGTGTCGCACAATTACTGGTTGGGGTGCGCATGCATCTTGACTTTGCCGAGGCAGCACTCGAAGGCGTAACACCAGCACGTGCACAAATCGAGCAGTGTCGCACAGTGCTGAGTCAGGCCCTGCAAGAGGTCCGAGAGGTCGCATGGACGCTGCGCCCGACTGTTCTTGACGATATCGGGCTTGTAAGTGCCCTACAAGATTTGACAACCACCTTAGCTCGACGCTCCTCCGTGCATATCCTGTTGCAGCTCACCTCTGATCTTCCGCCCCTCTCCGCTCTGGTTGAAACTGCACTGTACCGCATTGCGCAAGAAGCACTGTCAAATTGCCTCCAACACCCTCAGGCTTCTCAGATCAGTGTTCAGCTAGGAGTTGGCCAAGGTGTCGTACAACTGTTCATCTCAGACAATGGGTGCGGAATGGAACTAAGATCAGAAGACACCGGGCAATCTGGACATGGCTTTGATCCACCACGAGAGGAACGGCGTGGACTGGGATTGTGGAACATGCGAGAGCGTGCCCTGGAAATCGGTGGGACATATACATTGCGGTCCAGCCCTAGGCGGGGTGTCGAAATTCGTGTTACAGTCCCTCTCTCT